The proteins below are encoded in one region of Streptomyces sp. NBC_00490:
- a CDS encoding MerR family transcriptional regulator, with protein MRIGEVARATGTTARALRHYEQAGLISSERAVNGYRVYDERALVRVRNIRYLLAAGLTLEDVRVFVLCLEGDVAAAPPSIEGLRVARERLAVLNERIAAQTEARDRLESALREKTGDRIRPVA; from the coding sequence ATGCGGATCGGTGAGGTGGCCAGGGCAACGGGGACGACCGCTCGTGCGCTGCGGCACTACGAGCAGGCCGGGCTGATCTCCTCGGAGCGCGCCGTGAACGGCTACCGCGTCTATGACGAGCGGGCCCTGGTGCGGGTCCGCAACATCCGCTACCTGCTGGCGGCCGGGCTCACCCTGGAGGACGTACGCGTGTTCGTGCTGTGCCTGGAGGGTGATGTGGCTGCCGCACCGCCCTCTATCGAGGGCCTACGGGTCGCGCGGGAACGGCTGGCTGTCCTCAACGAACGCATCGCCGCCCAGACCGAGGCCCGCGACCGGCTGGAATCGGCACTCCGGGAGAAGACCGGCGATCGGATCCGCCCAGTGGCCTGA
- a CDS encoding ribosomal protein L7/L12, which yields MGGMVEDPDFDVLLSSSGDRGIDLVQAVRSVTGLSAWRSKQLLEAAPTTVVDQTWFEAATEAMRRLNAAGARTALYCRWCERVMSLEDCPVDAGPCSSPFLSPDGCPASRPRA from the coding sequence ATGGGGGGAATGGTGGAGGATCCTGACTTCGACGTGCTCCTGTCCTCAAGCGGCGATCGCGGGATCGACCTTGTCCAAGCGGTTCGCTCAGTAACCGGGCTGAGCGCATGGCGAAGCAAGCAGCTGCTTGAAGCCGCCCCGACGACGGTGGTCGACCAGACATGGTTCGAGGCCGCGACGGAAGCGATGAGACGCCTCAACGCAGCCGGTGCTCGAACTGCCTTGTACTGCAGGTGGTGTGAGCGGGTCATGTCTCTGGAGGACTGCCCAGTGGATGCCGGCCCGTGCTCGTCGCCCTTCTTGTCCCCGGACGGATGCCCCGCAAGCCGACCGAGAGCTTGA
- a CDS encoding 2Fe-2S iron-sulfur cluster-binding protein, giving the protein MTAKWNPESGTLLDLAQDQGLTLPASCRAGVCGTCAATVHGQTAYLVDPLVEPRDGQALLCSSVPAADLVVEEN; this is encoded by the coding sequence GTGACCGCCAAGTGGAATCCCGAGTCGGGAACACTCCTCGACCTGGCGCAGGACCAGGGACTCACACTCCCCGCCAGTTGCCGTGCCGGGGTATGCGGAACGTGCGCGGCAACCGTCCATGGCCAGACGGCCTACCTTGTCGACCCGCTCGTGGAGCCCCGGGACGGGCAGGCCCTGCTCTGCAGCTCGGTTCCGGCAGCGGATCTCGTAGTCGAAGAGAACTGA
- a CDS encoding ATP-binding protein — protein sequence MGAAGLADRLAAARAGALVGREPERAVLDLMLSGAAHAPLVAYLHGPGGIGKSSLVRYAAQQAELAGRRVVHVDGRFLDADPRRLEEAAAPACTEPGTVLLIDTFEQSQPLEAWLRETFLLRLADQAIVVVAGRTAPDAEWSVDPGWAQLFTALPVRPLDPAESDALLAARGVPAEQRGAFVAFAGGSPLALSLAASVPPAAPGAPWYPTGDTLTTLVERLVGDLPSSLHRRALEVVAQTYVTREPLLRAVLGDEDTNTVFPWLRQLPYIEITPEGLHPHDAVRATLEADLRWRDPERYDDIRARISLAGLEAVRSATADDALLRVAEWMFLFRDHGGPDNLYNYRTHPHIEDTPLRTDDAPAVLRMAEEAEGPASAAAVAHWLRRQPEAFRVHRYTGSTTPVSFMAILRLDAPLPEDRAEDPVIAAVWDLVETAAPLGPGEHLGIRRFAVQPGGGQRPSPLIELISRRTLAEEMRIHGRAVTFTVFEDADLWGRYLAEAGMPEVAAVDVGGLRQHVFGRDWRRQAVEQWVQDRARTAVMPLATWPAIASASGPGDQLPRAAFEEGVLEALRSWHTPREFATSVLLRSRLVAPGSPDPAADLRGAITTALDAIQIDPAGVKAHEALTTTYITASRTHRAAARRLGVPYGTYRRHLALAKERLIEQLLLRQPATDPHRRSETSAVPQGNVLRDKRLLPPVEPSATVVDSQSVKADATVTHASREF from the coding sequence TTGGGAGCGGCGGGACTGGCGGACCGGCTGGCCGCGGCACGAGCCGGGGCGCTGGTGGGCAGGGAGCCGGAGCGGGCAGTGCTCGACCTGATGCTGTCGGGGGCGGCGCACGCTCCGCTCGTCGCCTACCTGCACGGCCCCGGCGGCATCGGCAAGTCCTCGCTGGTGCGCTACGCCGCCCAGCAGGCGGAACTCGCGGGCCGCCGCGTGGTCCACGTGGACGGACGGTTCCTCGACGCCGACCCGCGCAGGCTGGAGGAGGCCGCCGCCCCGGCGTGCACCGAACCCGGCACGGTGCTGCTCATCGACACCTTCGAGCAGTCTCAGCCCCTTGAGGCGTGGCTGCGCGAGACCTTCCTGTTGAGGCTCGCCGACCAGGCGATCGTGGTGGTGGCAGGCAGGACCGCCCCCGACGCCGAATGGTCGGTGGACCCCGGGTGGGCGCAACTGTTCACCGCACTGCCCGTACGGCCGCTCGATCCCGCCGAGTCCGACGCCCTGCTCGCCGCCAGAGGTGTTCCCGCCGAGCAGCGGGGCGCCTTCGTCGCCTTCGCGGGAGGCAGCCCGCTTGCCCTCTCACTGGCCGCCTCCGTGCCCCCGGCCGCGCCCGGCGCGCCGTGGTACCCCACCGGCGACACCCTGACGACCCTGGTCGAGCGGCTGGTCGGCGACCTGCCCAGCTCCCTCCATCGACGTGCCCTCGAAGTCGTCGCACAGACCTATGTCACCCGCGAGCCCCTGCTGCGCGCGGTACTGGGTGACGAGGACACCAATACGGTGTTCCCCTGGCTGCGCCAGCTGCCCTACATCGAGATCACGCCGGAAGGGCTGCACCCGCACGACGCGGTGCGGGCCACCCTCGAGGCCGACCTGCGCTGGCGGGACCCCGAGCGCTACGACGACATCCGCGCCCGCATCTCCCTCGCCGGCCTGGAAGCCGTACGCTCCGCCACCGCCGACGACGCGCTCTTACGAGTCGCGGAATGGATGTTCCTCTTCCGCGACCACGGCGGCCCGGACAACCTGTACAACTACCGGACGCACCCTCACATCGAGGACACTCCACTCCGGACCGACGACGCACCCGCCGTGCTGCGCATGGCCGAGGAAGCCGAAGGCCCGGCATCGGCAGCCGCGGTCGCGCACTGGCTGCGCCGCCAGCCGGAGGCCTTCCGCGTCCACCGCTACACCGGCTCCACCACACCTGTTTCGTTCATGGCCATCCTGCGGCTGGACGCACCGCTGCCCGAGGACCGCGCCGAGGACCCGGTCATCGCAGCGGTCTGGGACCTCGTGGAGACGGCCGCACCCCTGGGACCGGGCGAGCACCTGGGCATCCGCCGCTTCGCGGTGCAGCCCGGCGGGGGCCAGCGGCCCTCGCCCCTGATAGAACTCATCAGCCGGCGCACCCTCGCCGAAGAGATGAGGATCCACGGACGCGCGGTCACCTTCACCGTCTTCGAAGACGCCGACCTGTGGGGGCGCTACCTCGCCGAGGCCGGGATGCCGGAGGTCGCGGCCGTGGACGTCGGCGGCCTGCGACAGCATGTCTTCGGCCGGGACTGGCGACGGCAAGCGGTGGAACAGTGGGTGCAAGACCGGGCGCGCACCGCGGTCATGCCCCTGGCGACATGGCCCGCAATCGCCTCCGCGAGCGGCCCGGGCGATCAGCTGCCGCGCGCCGCGTTCGAGGAAGGCGTACTCGAGGCGCTGCGCAGCTGGCACACGCCGCGCGAATTCGCGACCAGCGTCCTGCTGCGCTCCCGTCTCGTGGCGCCGGGCTCACCCGACCCGGCCGCGGACCTGCGCGGCGCCATCACCACCGCGCTCGACGCGATACAGATCGACCCGGCGGGCGTCAAAGCCCACGAGGCCCTCACCACGACGTACATCACGGCTTCCCGCACCCACAGGGCCGCCGCCCGTCGACTCGGGGTGCCCTACGGCACCTACCGGCGGCACCTTGCCCTGGCCAAGGAACGCCTCATCGAACAACTGCTGCTGCGCCAGCCGGCCACAGATCCACACCGGAGGAGTGAGACCAGCGCGGTACCGCAGGGCAACGTCCTCCGCGACAAGCGCCTACTGCCACCCGTTGAGCCAAGTGCCACGGTCGTGGACTCACAGTCGGTGAAGGCGGACGCCACCGTCACCCACGCCTCGCGGGAGTTCTGA
- a CDS encoding DUF899 domain-containing protein, which yields MTTHALPPVVDAASWERQLEALRAREKAATRELDAIAAERRRLPMVEMPDYTLEGEDGPVRLADVFEGKRQLIVYNHMWFAGKDWQCPGCTGFTSQYTRLEFLDNYDARFVIVTQGPIKEALAYRQRVGNQMTWYSTANSSFGADVGAPPDAGFAVNVFLRDGDTVYRTWHTNGRGTEQLSHTFPLIDLLPYGRQEEWQDSPEGWPQSPTYSRWATSKDIAALYGPGAGG from the coding sequence ATGACCACCCACGCACTACCACCCGTCGTCGACGCCGCATCGTGGGAGCGCCAACTCGAGGCGCTGCGTGCCCGGGAGAAGGCCGCGACGCGGGAGCTTGACGCCATCGCCGCCGAGCGTCGTCGCCTGCCGATGGTCGAGATGCCCGACTACACCCTGGAGGGCGAGGACGGCCCCGTTCGGCTGGCGGACGTCTTCGAAGGCAAGAGGCAACTGATCGTCTACAACCACATGTGGTTCGCCGGCAAGGACTGGCAGTGCCCGGGCTGCACGGGCTTCACCTCGCAGTACACCCGGTTGGAGTTCCTGGACAACTACGATGCGCGATTCGTCATCGTCACCCAGGGCCCGATCAAAGAGGCACTCGCCTACCGGCAGCGCGTCGGCAACCAGATGACGTGGTACTCGACTGCCAACAGCTCCTTCGGGGCCGACGTCGGTGCACCGCCCGACGCAGGATTCGCGGTCAACGTGTTCCTGCGCGACGGCGACACCGTCTATCGCACCTGGCACACCAACGGCCGGGGCACCGAACAGCTCAGTCACACCTTCCCGCTGATCGACCTCCTGCCGTACGGACGGCAGGAGGAATGGCAGGACTCGCCCGAGGGCTGGCCTCAGTCGCCCACCTACAGCCGGTGGGCGACGTCCAAGGACATCGCTGCGCTCTATGGCCCGGGCGCCGGCGGCTGA
- a CDS encoding glycosyl hydrolase has product MRMNTKVAATVSALAMTTGLLAMSGAATTAAAADGCSTSPVTGTARSAVGARGQLFELRYNGSGNSTCAWGRVTNGAVGMHVWVDRSHDGGRTWEPQLGWRQIDAGTSVHTEAWRDANGYLMRACGDSGYNTAITCTGWY; this is encoded by the coding sequence ATGCGCATGAACACGAAGGTCGCGGCCACCGTCTCGGCGCTGGCCATGACCACGGGACTGCTGGCCATGTCCGGAGCTGCCACGACCGCCGCTGCCGCGGACGGCTGCAGCACCAGTCCGGTGACCGGGACCGCTCGTTCGGCGGTCGGAGCCAGGGGTCAGCTCTTCGAGCTGAGGTACAACGGCTCCGGGAACAGCACCTGCGCCTGGGGCCGGGTCACCAACGGCGCCGTCGGCATGCACGTCTGGGTCGACCGCAGTCACGACGGCGGCAGGACCTGGGAGCCGCAGCTGGGCTGGCGCCAGATCGACGCGGGAACCAGCGTGCACACCGAAGCCTGGAGGGACGCCAACGGCTACCTCATGCGGGCCTGCGGGGACTCCGGGTACAACACGGCGATCACCTGCACCGGCTGGTACTAG
- a CDS encoding MFS transporter, whose protein sequence is MPRLVQVPGYVRFLTASAVSALGSQVTGLALQILTAVVLSASATEVGIVNAARWVPYLLFGLIAGVVVDRWRRKPMMVATDLARAVLLGVIPVLYALDRLSITALCMFVFAFGVLSLLFEAANQSYVPQLVPKELLSAGYARLQQADAVAGSTGPLIAGALIKIMGAPLAVLVDALSYLMSGLLLASVKAPDTVPDRGARRSLGNELREGVAWVYRHRTLASIALTSHAMLLFNSMVSTVFVVFALHQLKIGEFGLGVTYAFASFGVIVGGALSGRVARRLDVGATVIAFRLLAAVGWLPLVLAERGLWALASVSLGFFLVSLAIGIESPVEMSYRQAVTPDRLRGRMNATIRSMNWGMVAVGAPLGGVLADQVSYRFALWIGLSVAVTQALVLTFSPTRRARTADELDPSTADPTRHGAQAAAGDSKD, encoded by the coding sequence ATGCCGCGCCTGGTGCAAGTCCCTGGGTACGTACGCTTCTTGACCGCCTCGGCTGTGTCTGCGCTCGGTTCTCAGGTCACAGGGCTGGCGTTGCAGATCCTTACCGCCGTGGTGCTGAGCGCATCCGCCACCGAGGTCGGCATCGTCAATGCCGCCCGCTGGGTTCCGTATCTGCTTTTCGGGCTCATAGCCGGGGTCGTGGTGGACCGCTGGCGGCGCAAGCCGATGATGGTCGCCACCGACCTCGCAAGGGCAGTCCTGCTCGGTGTGATCCCGGTGCTGTATGCGCTGGATCGGCTCAGCATCACCGCGCTGTGCATGTTCGTCTTCGCGTTCGGGGTGCTGTCCTTGCTGTTCGAGGCGGCCAACCAGTCGTACGTGCCACAGCTGGTACCAAAGGAGCTGCTCAGCGCGGGATACGCCCGTCTGCAACAGGCCGACGCGGTGGCCGGCTCGACCGGCCCGCTGATCGCCGGAGCACTGATCAAAATCATGGGAGCGCCGCTTGCCGTGCTGGTGGACGCCCTGTCCTATCTGATGTCCGGCCTGCTGCTCGCTTCGGTGAAGGCACCCGACACTGTCCCCGATCGAGGCGCACGGCGCAGCCTGGGCAACGAGCTGCGCGAGGGCGTGGCCTGGGTCTACCGGCATCGCACGCTGGCGTCCATCGCCCTGACCTCGCACGCGATGCTCCTGTTCAACAGCATGGTGAGCACGGTCTTCGTGGTCTTCGCCCTGCATCAGCTCAAGATCGGGGAGTTTGGTCTGGGGGTCACCTACGCCTTCGCGAGTTTCGGCGTGATAGTCGGCGGTGCGCTCTCCGGGCGCGTGGCCAGAAGGCTGGACGTCGGCGCCACTGTGATCGCCTTCCGCCTGCTCGCCGCCGTCGGCTGGCTGCCTTTGGTTCTGGCCGAGCGGGGACTGTGGGCGCTTGCTTCCGTGTCGCTCGGCTTCTTCCTCGTGTCTCTGGCCATCGGCATCGAGAGCCCGGTGGAGATGAGCTACCGCCAGGCGGTGACACCCGACCGGCTGCGAGGGCGGATGAACGCAACGATCCGCTCGATGAACTGGGGGATGGTAGCGGTGGGGGCGCCGCTGGGCGGAGTACTCGCCGACCAGGTCAGCTATCGCTTCGCCCTGTGGATCGGACTGTCCGTCGCAGTCACCCAGGCACTCGTGCTGACGTTCTCTCCCACCCGCAGGGCCCGTACCGCCGACGAACTCGATCCCTCGACAGCTGACCCGACACGGCACGGCGCACAAGCCGCTGCCGGGGACAGCAAGGACTGA
- a CDS encoding ATP-binding protein — MGDHFAAAIRRFRLRAGLTQEALAERSGVSVSTIRGMETGRRRNPQLASVRQLATALELRSAELDELLAAAAGTAEPSTVPVPRQLPAPPAPFVGRLEELDLLDAAMRAGSGEAPTVVVSAIAGAGGVGKSWLALHWAHRNADRYPDGQLFVDLRGFSPDSDPMDPAVAVRGFLDALGVEPDRIPVAPHAQAALFRSMVADRRMLLVLDNAVDTAQVAPLLPGSDSCAVAVTSRNRLSGLITGHGAHLLSVDTLPDTEARALLVARLGTARIEAEPAAVGELIRLCGGFPLALSIMAGRAHTHPHLSLAELADELRDDALDVLDDADPAASLPAVLSSSHRALTDEEAEVFGLLAIAPGPDTGLRAVASLTGCDLIRTRTVLRRLEQASLISRDAAGRYRMHDLIRRYATTAHAPADEARSTALRRVLAYYTHTAHAAARLLDSHREPIELGPLDPACPTPALPDIPAAMDWFDTEHRNLLAAQRTAVTQAWHRTAWQLAWTLNDYHYRRGHRQDQLAVWRIAVDSARRLPDPGAQILTHRLLGRAHVVLGHHQEAIDALNQALALSEEQEDRALQAQAHYTLASIWPDGRRALEHARHALDLYRGLDQPIAEANALNAVGWYTALLGEAPGSGKADDTARRHCQAALALYRQHQDVNGQAQTLDSLGYIDHHSGRHLDAVEHYRQALSLYRDLDNLYEAADTLERIGHPHAALGRHEQAREVWCEARDLYRRQGRDQEAEEVQRQLDRLPADRSRMDGP; from the coding sequence GTGGGAGATCATTTCGCTGCGGCGATTCGGCGGTTTCGGTTGCGCGCGGGGCTGACCCAGGAGGCGCTGGCGGAGCGTTCCGGCGTCTCGGTCAGCACGATCCGCGGCATGGAGACCGGCAGACGCCGCAACCCCCAGCTCGCGTCGGTGCGGCAATTGGCCACGGCGCTCGAGCTGCGATCGGCGGAACTGGATGAACTGCTGGCCGCGGCGGCGGGCACGGCGGAACCCTCGACCGTCCCCGTGCCGCGCCAACTGCCCGCCCCGCCCGCGCCGTTCGTGGGCCGCTTGGAGGAACTGGACCTGCTGGACGCCGCGATGCGGGCCGGTTCGGGCGAGGCGCCTACCGTGGTCGTCTCCGCGATCGCCGGCGCCGGCGGAGTGGGCAAGTCGTGGCTGGCGTTGCACTGGGCGCACCGCAACGCCGACCGCTACCCCGATGGGCAGCTCTTCGTCGACTTACGTGGCTTCAGTCCCGACAGCGATCCGATGGATCCGGCCGTGGCCGTACGCGGATTCCTCGACGCGTTGGGTGTCGAGCCCGACCGCATCCCCGTCGCCCCGCACGCGCAGGCGGCGTTGTTCCGCAGCATGGTGGCGGACAGGCGGATGCTGCTGGTGCTCGACAACGCTGTCGACACCGCCCAGGTCGCCCCGTTGCTGCCGGGCAGCGACAGCTGCGCCGTGGCGGTCACCAGTCGTAACCGGCTGTCGGGCCTGATCACCGGGCACGGTGCCCACCTGCTGTCCGTGGATACACTGCCTGACACCGAGGCCCGCGCGCTCCTCGTCGCCCGGCTCGGCACGGCACGTATCGAAGCCGAACCAGCGGCCGTGGGTGAACTCATCCGGTTGTGCGGCGGGTTCCCGCTGGCGCTGAGCATCATGGCCGGGCGGGCCCACACCCATCCGCACCTGTCCTTGGCCGAGCTCGCCGACGAACTGCGCGACGACGCCCTCGACGTACTCGACGACGCCGACCCCGCGGCGAGCCTGCCCGCCGTGCTCTCGTCGTCCCATCGCGCGTTGACCGACGAGGAGGCCGAGGTCTTCGGGCTGCTCGCGATCGCCCCCGGACCCGACACCGGCCTACGGGCAGTCGCCAGCCTCACCGGCTGCGACCTGATCCGGACCAGGACCGTCCTGCGCAGGCTGGAACAGGCCTCGCTCATCAGCCGGGACGCAGCCGGCCGGTACCGCATGCACGACCTGATCCGGCGCTACGCCACCACCGCCCATGCCCCGGCCGACGAGGCACGGAGCACGGCGCTGCGGAGAGTCCTCGCCTACTACACGCACACCGCGCATGCAGCCGCCCGACTCCTGGACTCCCACCGCGAGCCCATCGAGCTCGGACCGCTGGACCCCGCCTGCCCGACTCCGGCGCTGCCCGACATCCCCGCGGCGATGGACTGGTTCGACACCGAGCACCGCAACCTGCTCGCCGCACAGCGCACCGCCGTCACGCAGGCGTGGCACCGTACGGCATGGCAGTTGGCCTGGACGCTGAACGACTACCACTACCGGCGAGGACACCGCCAGGACCAGCTCGCCGTATGGCGGATCGCGGTCGACTCCGCGCGCCGGCTTCCCGATCCCGGCGCCCAGATCCTCACCCACCGGCTCCTCGGCCGCGCGCACGTCGTGCTCGGACACCACCAGGAGGCGATCGACGCCCTGAACCAGGCCCTCGCCCTGAGCGAGGAGCAAGAAGATCGCGCCCTCCAGGCCCAGGCGCACTACACGCTCGCGTCGATCTGGCCGGACGGGCGTCGGGCGCTGGAGCACGCCAGGCACGCACTGGACCTCTACCGCGGCCTGGACCAGCCGATCGCGGAGGCCAACGCACTCAACGCCGTGGGCTGGTACACCGCGCTCCTCGGCGAAGCGCCCGGCTCCGGCAAAGCCGACGACACCGCGCGCCGGCACTGCCAGGCCGCCCTCGCCCTGTACCGGCAGCACCAGGACGTGAACGGGCAGGCGCAGACCCTGGACAGCCTCGGGTACATCGACCACCACAGCGGCCGCCACCTCGACGCCGTCGAGCACTACCGCCAGGCCCTCAGCCTGTACCGCGACCTCGACAACCTCTACGAGGCCGCCGACACGCTCGAGCGGATCGGCCATCCGCACGCGGCCCTCGGTCGGCACGAGCAGGCTCGGGAGGTGTGGTGCGAAGCCCGCGACCTGTACCGGCGGCAGGGCCGTGACCAGGAGGCCGAGGAGGTGCAGCGACAGCTCGATCGGCTTCCGGCGGACCGTTCACGCATGGACGGTCCGTGA
- a CDS encoding MarR family winged helix-turn-helix transcriptional regulator, whose product MPDSPPSLNPVQLGAYFDLIEVTSLLRHAVEQQLREAGDLSYVQFQLLARLGDSPTGSHRMTDLADGVVYSRSGLTYQVDLLQKEGLVVRAPSPDDERSITVTLTDAGRELLAKVLPGHIEVVSGLLFEPLSRDDVEALAGLLAPVRDHMRSMPSRSAAPRRRKGGA is encoded by the coding sequence ATGCCTGATTCACCGCCGTCGCTCAACCCCGTGCAACTCGGCGCCTACTTCGACCTCATCGAGGTGACCAGCCTGCTCCGGCACGCGGTCGAGCAGCAGCTGCGCGAGGCCGGCGATCTCAGCTACGTGCAGTTCCAGCTGCTGGCCCGCCTCGGTGACTCCCCGACGGGCAGTCACCGCATGACCGACCTGGCCGACGGCGTCGTCTACAGCCGCAGCGGCCTGACCTACCAGGTGGATCTGCTCCAGAAGGAGGGTCTGGTCGTCCGCGCTCCCTCACCGGACGACGAACGCAGCATCACCGTCACCCTCACCGACGCCGGGCGTGAGCTGCTTGCGAAGGTGCTGCCGGGCCACATCGAGGTGGTCAGCGGCCTGCTGTTCGAGCCGCTTTCGCGCGACGACGTCGAAGCTCTCGCCGGCCTGCTGGCGCCGGTGCGCGACCACATGCGCTCGATGCCGTCCCGCTCGGCCGCGCCTCGCCGCCGCAAAGGCGGAGCATAA
- a CDS encoding SDR family NAD(P)-dependent oxidoreductase: MSGMNSIAPQSSRTVVVTGAGTGIGRGIARAFAAEGAHVVAIGRRVEPLKETAADNDRIMALPVDITAESAPEQIIQTVWETYGRLDVLVNNAGIVSSGALGTLTLEMIKTQLSTNLVAPTLLAQAALPLLETSGGVIVNVTTSVGQRAWPGNSVYAATKTALELLTRSWAVELAPRGVRVVAVAPGAIATPIGEHQGLTPERMAALREWQLAHTPLARIGRPEEVAWAVTQLAAPAASFITGVVLPVDGGAVVA, translated from the coding sequence ATGTCCGGCATGAACAGCATCGCACCGCAGAGCAGCAGAACCGTCGTCGTCACGGGAGCCGGCACCGGGATCGGCCGGGGCATCGCTCGTGCTTTCGCCGCCGAGGGCGCGCACGTAGTGGCGATCGGGCGGCGGGTCGAGCCGCTCAAAGAGACCGCTGCCGACAACGACCGGATCATGGCGCTGCCCGTCGACATCACCGCCGAGAGTGCGCCCGAGCAGATCATCCAGACTGTGTGGGAGACATACGGCCGATTGGACGTGCTGGTCAACAACGCCGGCATCGTGAGCAGCGGAGCCCTCGGCACGCTGACGCTGGAGATGATCAAGACTCAGCTCTCCACGAACCTCGTCGCCCCCACTCTGCTGGCCCAGGCCGCGCTGCCGCTCTTGGAGACGTCTGGCGGAGTGATCGTCAATGTCACTACGTCGGTGGGACAGCGGGCGTGGCCCGGCAACTCGGTCTACGCGGCGACCAAGACCGCCTTGGAACTGCTGACCCGCAGTTGGGCGGTCGAGCTGGCGCCCCGCGGCGTCCGGGTGGTGGCGGTCGCCCCCGGCGCGATCGCGACGCCCATTGGCGAGCACCAGGGCCTGACACCGGAGCGGATGGCCGCACTGCGGGAGTGGCAACTGGCGCACACCCCGCTGGCCCGGATCGGCCGACCCGAGGAGGTGGCCTGGGCGGTCACCCAACTTGCCGCACCGGCGGCGTCGTTCATCACCGGAGTGGTACTCCCCGTGGACGGCGGAGCGGTGGTGGCGTGA
- a CDS encoding NADP-dependent oxidoreductase, whose amino-acid sequence MKAVRFHEYGDPDLLRYEDVAQPAPGAGEVRVRVAATSFNPVDGNIRAGFMQGPIPVVLPHTPGIDVAGTVDALGEGVNDIAVGDEVVGFLPMDGTGAAAQYVLAPAEALTPAPKSIPLADAAALPLVGLTAWQALFDHGKLTAGQRVLINGAGGAVGGYAVQLAKNAGAHVIATAGPRSSQAVTSAGADEVIDHTTTSVTAAVTEPVDLALNLAPVTPDELAALLTLVRPGGALVNTTVWMPAPSDEERGVRGIDLFVRSDAEQLAQLVALTDRGELRVDVAERLPLADLPALHARAADGSVHGKVIVVPPAA is encoded by the coding sequence ATGAAGGCAGTGCGTTTCCACGAGTACGGCGATCCCGACCTCCTGCGCTACGAGGACGTGGCTCAGCCCGCCCCCGGCGCCGGTGAGGTCCGGGTCCGTGTCGCCGCGACGTCGTTCAACCCCGTTGACGGCAACATCCGCGCCGGCTTCATGCAGGGCCCGATACCGGTGGTGCTGCCGCACACGCCCGGCATCGACGTCGCCGGCACCGTCGACGCGCTGGGCGAGGGCGTGAACGATATTGCGGTCGGTGACGAGGTCGTGGGCTTCCTGCCGATGGACGGCACCGGCGCCGCCGCGCAGTACGTTCTCGCGCCGGCCGAAGCCCTGACCCCGGCGCCCAAGAGCATCCCGCTGGCCGATGCCGCCGCGCTGCCGCTGGTGGGTCTGACCGCGTGGCAGGCGCTGTTCGACCACGGCAAGCTGACGGCCGGGCAGCGCGTGCTGATCAACGGAGCCGGGGGAGCGGTCGGCGGCTACGCCGTGCAGCTGGCCAAGAACGCCGGCGCCCACGTCATCGCCACAGCCGGCCCGCGCAGCAGCCAGGCCGTCACCTCGGCCGGCGCCGACGAAGTCATCGACCACACCACCACCAGCGTGACCGCGGCGGTGACCGAACCGGTCGACCTCGCACTCAACCTCGCACCGGTTACCCCGGACGAACTGGCCGCGCTCCTGACCCTGGTCCGCCCCGGCGGGGCCCTGGTGAACACGACGGTGTGGATGCCCGCCCCCAGCGACGAGGAACGCGGCGTGCGCGGCATCGACCTGTTCGTCCGCAGCGACGCCGAACAGCTGGCCCAACTGGTGGCGCTGACCGACCGCGGCGAGCTGCGCGTCGATGTCGCCGAGCGGCTGCCGCTGGCCGACCTGCCCGCTCTCCATGCCCGGGCCGCCGACGGCAGCGTGCACGGCAAGGTCATCGTCGTCCCGCCCGCCGCCTGA